A section of the Metabacillus endolithicus genome encodes:
- a CDS encoding SIS domain-containing protein: MKQEHVEQIQNVIEAVNGKDIKNIFFVACGGSMAALSLGDYFVTKDSDMPSFVYTSNEFIHRAPKALGENSLVILRSHSGTTPETVGAATYAREQGALTVAISMDVESPLCQEAEYTVHYNYKDGSDAIDGEIGVYYTLLFKLLHQITGEEKFVRGVEQLSKLGTLIESNQAKYKDVADTFGKKYKRDKVIYTMASGAYIHHAYSFTSCLLMEMLWIHSNAIHSGEYFHGPFEVTDFDVPFLVVVGEGPSTPLDQRALDFVTKYSEKVEVVNVKEFDYSGVDEDLKEYFGSALAGPVLRLYADGLAEHTGHPLSVRRYMWKMEY, translated from the coding sequence ATGAAACAAGAACATGTGGAGCAAATTCAAAACGTTATTGAGGCTGTGAATGGGAAGGATATTAAAAACATTTTCTTTGTTGCTTGTGGTGGTTCAATGGCAGCGCTTTCGTTAGGGGATTATTTTGTGACGAAGGATTCTGATATGCCGAGCTTTGTATACACGTCAAATGAATTTATTCATCGTGCACCGAAAGCATTAGGGGAAAACAGTCTTGTGATCCTAAGATCTCATTCTGGTACAACTCCAGAAACAGTTGGAGCTGCTACATATGCAAGAGAACAAGGTGCCTTAACTGTTGCGATTTCAATGGATGTTGAATCTCCACTTTGTCAAGAAGCAGAATATACCGTTCATTACAATTATAAAGATGGCTCTGATGCCATTGATGGAGAAATAGGAGTATATTACACATTACTCTTTAAATTGCTTCATCAAATTACTGGGGAAGAGAAATTTGTCCGTGGTGTGGAACAATTATCTAAGCTAGGTACGTTAATTGAAAGCAACCAAGCAAAGTATAAGGATGTAGCGGATACATTTGGTAAGAAATATAAGCGTGATAAGGTGATTTACACAATGGCAAGTGGAGCATATATCCACCATGCTTATTCCTTTACAAGCTGCTTGTTAATGGAAATGCTGTGGATCCATTCAAACGCTATTCATTCAGGAGAGTATTTCCATGGACCATTTGAAGTAACAGATTTTGATGTTCCATTTTTAGTGGTAGTTGGAGAAGGACCAAGTACACCGCTTGATCAGCGTGCTCTTGATTTTGTAACAAAATATAGCGAAAAAGTTGAAGTCGTGAATGTGAAAGAGTTTGATTATAGTGGAGTGGACGAAGACCTTAAAGAGTATTTTGGTTCAGCATTAGCAGGGCCTGTCTTACGCTTATACGCTGATGGTTTAGCGGAACATACTGGACATCCATTATCAGTAAGAAGATATATGTGGAAAATGGAATATTAA
- a CDS encoding erythromycin esterase family protein, with amino-acid sequence MKFLKSCFSLIAVISFTVFMSGCGKGEPIDNAAEYISTVDTMDIPDDVEVIGLGEATHGNVEFQELKQQVFETLVKNEDVRVFVLEGDFGGGQQINNYILHGEGSAEAAVNSLDYSIYKTQLMIDLVEWMHNHNKSVKDDEKIRFYGNDMQRYDYSKKNLLDYLAVVDKESADKYSDQLKHVSNETMRDLTTEQLEKVDKTIKDILQDLQSNEAKYLEHSSSDEFAFAIANTQNMKQRTQLFLSEENYTNLRDQYLAENLQWIMEYEKKRGNEKVFFSGHNGHVEKTSASPAGYKSMGNYLEEEYGTKYFAIGTDFINSKFQAKNDDSGNRKTFTVKNHHDLVDAFSEVEPNTFYVEFEKSRESEELSKILSSEQKMANIGDDFRSWYKLLKMFYTIEMVPDQAYDGVIIVKNATPTKVIE; translated from the coding sequence ATGAAATTTTTAAAAAGCTGCTTTTCGCTCATAGCAGTCATTTCTTTTACTGTTTTCATGTCAGGTTGTGGAAAAGGTGAACCTATAGATAACGCGGCGGAATATATTTCAACCGTTGATACAATGGACATTCCTGATGATGTGGAAGTGATTGGACTGGGAGAAGCAACACATGGGAATGTTGAATTTCAGGAGTTAAAACAACAGGTTTTTGAAACTTTGGTAAAAAATGAAGATGTTCGCGTCTTTGTGTTAGAAGGTGATTTCGGAGGCGGTCAGCAGATTAACAACTATATTTTACATGGAGAAGGCTCCGCAGAAGCTGCTGTAAATAGTCTTGATTATAGTATTTATAAAACTCAGCTAATGATTGATCTTGTTGAATGGATGCACAATCATAACAAATCGGTGAAAGACGATGAGAAAATTCGTTTTTACGGGAATGATATGCAACGCTATGACTACAGTAAAAAGAACCTACTAGATTATCTTGCTGTTGTAGATAAGGAATCTGCGGATAAGTATAGTGACCAATTGAAACATGTTTCTAATGAAACGATGCGTGATTTAACTACCGAACAGTTAGAAAAAGTAGATAAAACGATCAAGGACATTCTTCAAGATTTACAATCTAATGAAGCTAAATATTTGGAACATTCGTCTTCTGACGAGTTTGCGTTTGCAATAGCCAATACGCAAAACATGAAGCAGCGTACACAGCTATTTTTATCAGAAGAAAACTACACAAACCTTCGCGATCAATATTTAGCTGAGAATTTACAATGGATTATGGAATATGAAAAAAAACGAGGAAATGAAAAAGTGTTTTTCTCAGGACATAATGGCCATGTCGAAAAAACGTCTGCCTCACCTGCTGGCTATAAATCGATGGGAAATTATCTAGAAGAGGAATACGGAACAAAGTATTTTGCAATAGGCACTGACTTTATTAATAGCAAATTTCAAGCAAAGAACGATGATTCCGGCAACCGCAAAACGTTTACCGTAAAGAATCATCATGATTTAGTTGATGCCTTTAGCGAAGTGGAACCAAATACCTTTTACGTTGAATTTGAAAAGAGTCGTGAGTCAGAAGAATTGTCCAAGATTCTTTCTAGTGAGCAAAAAATGGCAAATATAGGTGATGACTTTCGCTCATGGTATAAGCTATTAAAGATGTTTTATACAATTGAAATGGTGCCTGATCAGGCTTACGATGGCGTGATCATTGTTAAGAACGCAACACCTACTAAAGTGATAGAATAA